The Saccopteryx leptura isolate mSacLep1 chromosome 2, mSacLep1_pri_phased_curated, whole genome shotgun sequence genome has a window encoding:
- the ABO gene encoding histo-blood group ABO system transferase isoform X5: protein MDPTGKSKCCSLRPLTFLLATCILVFIGMVYAQPKVLTPSRKDVLVLTPWLAPIIWEGTFNIDILNEQFRLQNVTVGLTVFAIKKYVVFLKLFLETAEEHFMVGHNVNYYIFTDRPADVPQVPLRPGRRVVVLQVPGAARWQDVSMSRMEMISSFCAQRFLREVDFLVCADSDMRFSDHVGVEILSPLFGTLHPGFYGAAREAFTYERRPQSQAYIPRDQGDFYYMGAFFGGSVPEVQRLTEACHQAMLADRAHGIEAVWHDESHLNRYLLDRKPTKVLSPEYMWDEQLLGRPPVMKKLRFLAVPKNHQKIRNR, encoded by the exons GATGGTTTATGCCCAGCCCAAGGTGCTAACACCCTC GAGGAAAGATGTCCTTGTCCTGACCCCTTGGCTGGCCCCCATCATCTGGGAGGGGACCTTTAACATTGACATCCTGAATGAACAGTTCCGGCTCCAGAATGTCACCGTGGGTCTAACCGTGTTTGCCATCAAAAA GTACGTGGTCTTCCTGAAGCTGTTCCTGGAGACGGCGGAGGAGCACTTCATGGTGGGACACAACGTCAACTACTACATCTTCACGGACCGGCCGGCCGACGTGCCGCAGGTGCCCCTGCGTCCAGGCCGCCGCGTGGTGGTCCTGCAGGTCCCGGGCGCCGCGCGCTGGCAGGACGTGTCCATGAGCCGCATGGAGATGATCAGCAGCTTCTGTGCGCAGCGCTTCCTGCGCGAGGTGGACTTCCTGGTGTGCGCGGACTCGGACATGCGCTTCAGCGACCACGTGGGCGTGGAGATCCTGTCCCCGCTCTTCGGCACCCTCCACCCCGGCTTCTACGGGGCCGCCCGCGAGGCCTTCACCTACGAGCGCCGGCCGCAGTCGCAGGCGTACATCCCCCGGGACCAGGGTGATTTCTACTACATGGGGGCCTTCTTCGGGGGGTCGGTGCCCGAGGTTCAGCGGCTCACCGAGGCCTGCCACCAGGCCATGCTGGCTGACCGGGCCCACGGCATCGAGGCCGTTTGGCACGACGAGAGCCACCTGAACAGGTACCTGCTGGACCGCAAGCCCACCAAGGTGCTGTCCCCGGAGTATATGTGGGATGAGCAGCTGCTGGGCCGGCCGCCCGTCATGAAGAAGCTGAGGTTCCTGGCGGTGCCCAAGAACCACCAGAAAATCCGCAACCGCTGA